The following proteins are encoded in a genomic region of Candidatus Paceibacterota bacterium:
- a CDS encoding HD domain-containing protein, with amino-acid sequence MKLTPRISEAINYASKLHCKQFRKGNPTLPYISHLFAVACIVSEYTDDEDVIIAGLLHDSLEDVEGYTYEQLESDFGRRVADIVKDVSECKTANDSTDKKLTWEERKQKYIEHLQTAGADSLIVCGADKIHNAASYISDYKAIGPSMWERFNASPEKKIAFYSTIAGILKTHLDNDMGDRIQGQLDILKSLLPVEAEINAI; translated from the coding sequence ATGAAATTGACACCGAGAATAAGCGAAGCGATAAACTACGCTAGTAAGTTACACTGTAAACAGTTCAGAAAAGGGAATCCAACTTTACCATACATCAGCCATCTTTTTGCTGTGGCGTGTATTGTTTCAGAATATACGGACGATGAAGATGTTATAATCGCCGGACTTTTACATGACTCACTAGAGGATGTAGAAGGCTATACTTATGAGCAATTGGAGAGTGATTTCGGCAGAAGAGTGGCTGATATAGTTAAAGATGTAAGCGAATGCAAAACAGCCAATGACAGCACGGACAAAAAATTAACTTGGGAGGAAAGAAAACAAAAGTATATAGAACACTTGCAAACTGCCGGCGCGGATTCGTTAATTGTTTGCGGAGCTGATAAAATTCACAATGCCGCTTCCTATATCTCTGATTATAAAGCTATTGGCCCCTCTATGTGGGAAAGGTTTAATGCTTCGCCAGAAAAGAAAATTGCCTTTTATTCTACTATCGCTGGCATATTAAAAACTCATCTGGATAATGATATGGGCGACAGAATTCAAGGGCAGTTAGATATTTTAAAAAGTCTATTGCCAGTAGAAGCCGAAATCAACGCCATCTAG
- a CDS encoding glutaredoxin domain-containing protein, translating to MNIKVYCTPNCPWCAAAKDYLRNHGFEFEEIDVSTDPLLAEELIKKSGQMGVPVIEIDDELIIGFNKERLNEVLNIKEEK from the coding sequence ATGAACATAAAAGTCTATTGTACGCCTAATTGCCCCTGGTGCGCTGCGGCCAAAGATTATCTTAGAAATCACGGTTTTGAGTTTGAAGAAATTGACGTATCTACAGACCCATTACTAGCCGAAGAGCTTATAAAAAAAAGCGGACAAATGGGGGTGCCTGTTATAGAAATAGATGATGAATTGATTATAGGTTTTAATAAAGAAAGACTAAACGAAGTGCTTAATATCAAGGAGGAAAAATAA
- a CDS encoding RNA methyltransferase, whose product MMKKGNCEIVGVLVNIRSLYNVGSIFRTSDACGIKKLYLVGFTPTPEHPKLHKTALGAENKIEWEKTRMASNLIKKLKKEGYKIVALETGEESLDLYSYRPSAKIALIVGNEIKGISKATLKACDAVLKIPMEGMKESLNVEVAFALGAYQLKYGHSKKMI is encoded by the coding sequence ATGATGAAGAAAGGAAACTGTGAGATAGTTGGTGTTCTTGTCAATATCAGAAGCCTCTACAATGTGGGTTCAATTTTTAGAACTTCGGATGCCTGCGGTATAAAAAAGCTTTATCTTGTAGGTTTTACTCCTACTCCAGAACATCCTAAATTGCACAAAACAGCCTTGGGGGCGGAAAATAAAATCGAGTGGGAAAAAACTCGCATGGCTTCTAATCTTATTAAAAAACTAAAAAAGGAAGGTTATAAAATAGTGGCTCTGGAAACTGGGGAAGAAAGTCTTGACCTTTATAGCTACCGTCCTAGTGCCAAAATAGCCTTAATTGTGGGGAACGAGATAAAAGGTATATCCAAAGCTACTCTTAAAGCCTGCGATGCCGTACTCAAAATTCCCATGGAGGGAATGAAAGAATCTCTCAATGTTGAAGTGGCCTTTGCTTTAGGAGCGTATCAGCTTAAATACGGTCACAGTAAAAAAATGATATAA
- a CDS encoding DJ-1/PfpI family protein — MSPKIIFIIAKKYFKDEEYFVPKEILERAGFFVETVAQEKGLAEGVDGGEALVDASLRNVDLESAVAVVLAGGGGAQVYFEDKLVHNLLAEANKQGKIIGAICIAPTILAKAGILNGKKATVWSSPLDKKFVKILEENGCVYLPQPVVQDGNIITANGPEAAADFAQALVSKLKNN, encoded by the coding sequence ATGTCTCCAAAAATTATATTCATAATAGCCAAAAAATATTTCAAAGACGAAGAATACTTCGTGCCGAAGGAGATTTTAGAACGGGCCGGTTTTTTTGTGGAAACAGTTGCTCAAGAGAAGGGATTAGCTGAGGGGGTAGACGGGGGAGAAGCTTTAGTTGATGCCTCTTTAAGAAATGTGGATTTGGAATCAGCCGTAGCCGTAGTTTTAGCTGGCGGTGGGGGTGCCCAAGTTTATTTTGAAGACAAACTTGTGCATAATTTGCTTGCTGAAGCTAATAAACAAGGAAAAATTATAGGCGCTATCTGCATAGCCCCTACCATCTTGGCCAAAGCGGGCATTCTGAATGGCAAGAAAGCCACAGTTTGGTCTAGCCCTCTTGATAAAAAATTTGTTAAAATACTAGAGGAAAACGGATGTGTTTACTTGCCCCAACCCGTGGTTCAAGATGGAAATATTATTACCGCCAACGGACCAGAGGCTGCTGCAGATTTTGCCCAAGCGCTTGTGTCTAAACTTAAAAATAATTAA